In the genome of Ctenopharyngodon idella isolate HZGC_01 chromosome 19, HZGC01, whole genome shotgun sequence, one region contains:
- the ankle1 gene encoding ankyrin repeat and LEM domain-containing protein 1 isoform X1: MAVKGSSAQLEALLIDAVSEADARCVESLLRRGANPNGIVREGVAAVHLAAGKESEKGLRCLKLILQHGADPNLRTSDDLTPLHIAASWGCFQNLRLLLRNGGNPNLKDQDGNKPSDLAEQEENSKCASLLQEYESHTSKEEHDIPKFQYSILSGQSMSDSSFSPEASMLIPPGAEPLSSTRLSSFSSMCRHSGKPLNRESQAFWLSEMSDLESHDSHIWNNGEICKELPILSSTCLSAVDNKNNPGVIFEHQHQAADSDCDVLQSQNIPVCSQQENRKSVTFRGTIDYLPIIGKDDHQQLSLDQSSDLTLDLSQYPDFLDTKRMATVLQNQGIDVTYPDDVFIFSKEVNTLDDEFDKTVVGPVQLDDDDDNDEFKSIIQPLISSGSSEYNSCGSDPYQSPTEGSVENGLPSTKDNGNPPLTKTCAHKSESTVGQSVFSVRNECLSFVGDGNRQLPDRVRSHIEQMSLSAIGQDAGKFEVANTETDIPSPFVTGRTRSRLSRHSERMSQKLASLQTSSCLFEQTLPTATRLRRNTVKSPYGMSKHSLDEDGIHGESKIEDVDSQLSCLKLSVSSDGQSQADTQMLSESMADTVLISERSVEPQLETSASEAGNKVITSVCYKEPVEHLTDMTEVTNTTTGTPQMIPTAVGDKESCVTCGLTSQGSLPFQVNNSESPSSLMYESPKAQKNPGRSGCTPRYSMSRLSGHSSRQTLANLSCTPGGQPVSTDTDEPVEYLYTDTEEGHKLIETHVPPTANASFSSSISTNISEDTLLYDWRSLQLGSTSPDCSAESCHPKQGDDVGVSGLTDRELRNKLIEMGEDPGPINSQTRPLYVRKLKRSLQNMSHHQKSVPLSPTDFSAAGYSPELENALHRFLLPNCQADELALCEQFDKPDQNKRWREGFIKSSFNYLLLDPRVTKNLPYRSQSMIPKECFQTFINAVFYVGKGKRSRPYSHLYEALEYFKGDKTSKKLCSKVQHILQVWNAGHGVISLHCFQNVIAVEAYTREACMVDAIGLKMLTNQKRGDYYGVVSTWSVRRKRELGVHLLYRAMQIFLAEGERQLRPADIR; this comes from the exons ATGGCTGTGAAAGGCAGCAGTGCGCAGTTAGAGGCTTTACTGATCGATGCAGTTAGTGAAGCAGACGCCAG GTGTGTAGAGTCTCTGCTGCGTCGGGGTGCAAACCCGAATGGGATTGTCCGGGAGGGTGTGGCAGCGGTTCATTTAGCTGCAGGTAAAGAGTCTGAGAAAGGACTGCGTTGTCTTAAACTCATCCTACAGCACGGAGCCGACCCAAACCTCAG gACTAGTGATGATCTGACTCCACTACATATTGCTGCGTCCTGGGGGTGTTTTCAGAATCTCAGATTACTATTAAGGAACGGTGGAAACCCTAACCTCAAAGATCAA GATGGGAATAAACCATCTGATCTGGCTGAACAGGAGGAGAACAGTAAATGTGCTAGTCTTCTTCAAGAGTATGAATCACACACATCCAAAGAGGAACACGATATACCCAAATTTCAATAtt ctaTCCTTTCTGGCCAGTCCATGAGTGACAGTTCGTTCAGTCCAGAAGCGTCAATGTTGATTCCTCCTGGAGCAGAACCACTGAGCAGCACACGTCTATCCTCTTTTTCCAGCATGTGCAGACACAGTGGAAAACCTTTGAACAGAGAAAGTCAGGCTTTCTGGCTCTCAGAAATGTCAGATCTTGAGTCACATGATTCTCATATTTGGAATAATGGTGAAATTTGTAAAGAGTTACCCATATTGTCTAGTACTTGTCTTTCTGCTGTGGACAATAAAAACAATCCAGGGGTAATATTTGAACATCAGCATCAAGCCGCAGATAGTGACTGTGATGTTTTGCAGTCTCAGAATATCCCTGTTTGTTCTCAACAGGAAAACCGGAAAAGTGTCACCTTCAGAGGAACTATTGATTATTTGCCCATTATTGGAAAAGATGATCATCAGCAGCTCTCTCTCGATCAGTCTAGTGATCTTACGTTAGATCTTTCTCAATACCCTGATTTCCTAGATACTAAACGTATGGCTACTGTGTTACAGAATCAGGGAATCGATGTCACATATCCCGACGATGTATTCATTTTTTCCAAAGAAGTCAACACATTGGACGATGAATTTGATAAGACTGTTGTGGGACCTGTACAacttgatgatgatgatgataatgatgaatTTAAGAGCATCATTCAGCCCCTCATCAGTAGTGGATCTAGCGAGTACAATAGCTGTGGCAGTGACCCGTACCAGAGCCCAACTGAAGGTTCAGTGGAAAATGGGTTGCCCAGTACTAAAGACAATGGAAATCCACCTTTGACCAAAACCTGTGCCCACAAATCAGAATCGACTGTAGGGCAGAGTGTTTTCAGTGTTAGAAATGAATGCCTTTCCTTTGTTGGAGATGGAAACAGACAACTGCCAGACAGAGTCAGGAGTCATATTGAACAAATGAGTTTATCCGCAATTGGCCAAGATGCTGGTAAATTTGAGGTGGCCAATACTGAAACTGATATTCCAAGTCCATTTGTCACTGGGAGAACAAGGTCCAGATTGAGTCGTCATTCAGAGAGAATGAGCCAAAAACTGGCCTCCTTACAAACCAGCTCTTGCCTCTTTGAACAGACACTACCTACTGCTACTCGTTTGCGACGCAACACAGTTAAGTCACCATATGGTATGTCAAAGCACAGTCTTGACGAAGACGGAATCCATGGAGAAAGCAAAATAGAGGATGTTGATTCGCAGTTGAGCTGTCTGAAGTTATCTGTGAGCTCAGATGGCCAAAGCCAAGCTGACACGCAAATGTTATCTGAGAGCATGGCTGACACGGTCTTAATTTCTGAAAGGAGTGTTGAACCACAGTTGGAAACGAGTGCCAGCGAGGCTGGTAATAAGGTTATTACTTCTGTTTGTTACAAAGAACCAGTGGAACATTTGACCGATATGACAGAAGTGACGAATACCACAACAGGAACACCACAGATGATCCCTACTGCTGTAGGAGACAAAGAGTCCTGTGTTACGTGTGGACTTACTTCTCAAGGGTCTTTGCCATTTCAGGTAAATAACTCAGAATCTCCTTCCAGTTTGATGTACGAGTCCCCAAAAGCACAGAAGAATCCAGGGCGCTCTGGATGTACACCTCGGTATAGCATGAGTCGACTGTCAGGCCATTCGTCGCGGCAGACACTGGCAAACCTTTCTTGCACACCTGGTGGGCAGCCTGTAAGTACTGATACGGATGAACCTGTGGAATACCTTTATACTGACACTGAAGAGGGCCATAAGCTCATTGAGACTCATGTTCCCCCAACGGCCAATGCCTCCTTCAGCTCTAGCATAAGCACCAATATCTCTGAAGACACACTTCTTTATGATTGGCGCTCCCTTCAGCTCGGGTCTACAAGTCCAGACTGTAGCGCAGAAAGCTGTCATCCCAAACAGGGTGATGATGTTGGAGTAAGTGGCCTAACTGACAGGGAACTCAGAAACAAGTTAATTGAAATGGGAGAAGATCCAGGACCCATAAACAGTCAAACCCGCCCACTGTATGTGCGCAAGTTGAAGAGATCCCTTCAAAATATGTCACACCACCAGAAATCAGTCCCTCTGAGCCCCACTGATTTCAGTG CTGCAGGTTATAGTCCAGAACTCGAAAATGCGCTTCACAGATTTCTGCTCCCTAATTGTCAAGCAGATGAGCTCGCTCTGTGTGAGCAGTTTGATAAGCCGGATCAGAATAAGAGATGGCGTGAGGGTTTCATTAAGTCCAGCTTTAACTACCTGCTGCTTGATCCACG AGTGACAAAGAATCTACCATATCGAAGTCAATCCATGATCCCTAAAGAATGTTTTCAGACGTTCATCAATGCGGTTTTCTATGTTGGGAAGGGCAAGCGTTCTAGACCTTACAGTCACCTCTATGAAGCTCTCGAATATTTCAAAGGAGACAAGACCTCAAAG AAACTCTGCTCAAAAGTGCAGCACATCCTGCAGGTCTGGAACGCCGGGCATGGAGTAATATCTCTGCACTGTTTCCAAAACGTCATTGCTGTGGAAGCGTACACACGTGAGGCTTGTATGGTGGATGCCATTG GGCTGAAGATGCTCACAAACCAGAAAAGAGGAGACTACTATGGTGTTGTGTCAACTTGGTCTGTGCGGAGAAAACGGGAGTTAGGCGTTCACCTGCTTTATCGGGCGATGCAGATCTTCTTAGCTGAAGGAGAACGACAGCTCCGACCCGCCGACATCAGATGA
- the ankle1 gene encoding ankyrin repeat and LEM domain-containing protein 1 isoform X2 — MAVKGSSAQLEALLIDAVSEADARCVESLLRRGANPNGIVREGVAAVHLAAGKESEKGLRCLKLILQHGADPNLRTSDDLTPLHIAASWGCFQNLRLLLRNGGNPNLKDQDGNKPSDLAEQEENSKCASLLQEYESHTSKEEHDIPKFQYSILSGQSMSDSSFSPEASMLIPPGAEPLSSTRLSSFSSMCRHSGKPLNRESQAFWLSEMSDLESHDSHIWNNGEICKELPILSSTCLSAVDNKNNPGVIFEHQHQAADSDCDVLQSQNIPVCSQQENRKSVTFRGTIDYLPIIGKDDHQQLSLDQSSDLTLDLSQYPDFLDTKRMATVLQNQGIDVTYPDDVFIFSKEVNTLDDEFDKTVVGPVQLDDDDDNDEFKSIIQPLISSGSSEYNSCGSDPYQSPTEGSVENGLPSTKDNGNPPLTKTCAHKSESTVGQSVFSVRNECLSFVGDGNRQLPDRVRSHIEQMSLSAIGQDAGKFEVANTETDIPSPFVTGRTRSRLSRHSERMSQKLASLQTSSCLFEQTLPTATRLRRNTVKSPYGMSKHSLDEDGIHGESKIEDVDSQLSCLKLSVSSDGQSQADTQMLSESMADTVLISERSVEPQLETSASEAGNKVITSVCYKEPVEHLTDMTEVTNTTTGTPQMIPTAVGDKESCVTCGLTSQGSLPFQVNNSESPSSLMYESPKAQKNPGRSGCTPRYSMSRLSGHSSRQTLANLSCTPGGQPVSTDTDEPVEYLYTDTEEGHKLIETHVPPTANASFSSSISTNISEDTLLYDWRSLQLGSTSPDCSAESCHPKQGDDVGVSGLTDRELRNKLIEMGEDPGPINSQTRPLYVRKLKRSLQNMSHHQKSVPLSPTDFSAAGYSPELENALHRFLLPNCQADELALCEQFDKPDQNKRWREGFIKSSFNYLLLDPRVTKNLPYRSQSMIPKECFQTFINAVFYVGKGKRSRPYSHLYEALEYFKGDKTSKKLCSKVQHILQVWNAGHGVISLHCFQNVIAVEAYTRLKMLTNQKRGDYYGVVSTWSVRRKRELGVHLLYRAMQIFLAEGERQLRPADIR; from the exons ATGGCTGTGAAAGGCAGCAGTGCGCAGTTAGAGGCTTTACTGATCGATGCAGTTAGTGAAGCAGACGCCAG GTGTGTAGAGTCTCTGCTGCGTCGGGGTGCAAACCCGAATGGGATTGTCCGGGAGGGTGTGGCAGCGGTTCATTTAGCTGCAGGTAAAGAGTCTGAGAAAGGACTGCGTTGTCTTAAACTCATCCTACAGCACGGAGCCGACCCAAACCTCAG gACTAGTGATGATCTGACTCCACTACATATTGCTGCGTCCTGGGGGTGTTTTCAGAATCTCAGATTACTATTAAGGAACGGTGGAAACCCTAACCTCAAAGATCAA GATGGGAATAAACCATCTGATCTGGCTGAACAGGAGGAGAACAGTAAATGTGCTAGTCTTCTTCAAGAGTATGAATCACACACATCCAAAGAGGAACACGATATACCCAAATTTCAATAtt ctaTCCTTTCTGGCCAGTCCATGAGTGACAGTTCGTTCAGTCCAGAAGCGTCAATGTTGATTCCTCCTGGAGCAGAACCACTGAGCAGCACACGTCTATCCTCTTTTTCCAGCATGTGCAGACACAGTGGAAAACCTTTGAACAGAGAAAGTCAGGCTTTCTGGCTCTCAGAAATGTCAGATCTTGAGTCACATGATTCTCATATTTGGAATAATGGTGAAATTTGTAAAGAGTTACCCATATTGTCTAGTACTTGTCTTTCTGCTGTGGACAATAAAAACAATCCAGGGGTAATATTTGAACATCAGCATCAAGCCGCAGATAGTGACTGTGATGTTTTGCAGTCTCAGAATATCCCTGTTTGTTCTCAACAGGAAAACCGGAAAAGTGTCACCTTCAGAGGAACTATTGATTATTTGCCCATTATTGGAAAAGATGATCATCAGCAGCTCTCTCTCGATCAGTCTAGTGATCTTACGTTAGATCTTTCTCAATACCCTGATTTCCTAGATACTAAACGTATGGCTACTGTGTTACAGAATCAGGGAATCGATGTCACATATCCCGACGATGTATTCATTTTTTCCAAAGAAGTCAACACATTGGACGATGAATTTGATAAGACTGTTGTGGGACCTGTACAacttgatgatgatgatgataatgatgaatTTAAGAGCATCATTCAGCCCCTCATCAGTAGTGGATCTAGCGAGTACAATAGCTGTGGCAGTGACCCGTACCAGAGCCCAACTGAAGGTTCAGTGGAAAATGGGTTGCCCAGTACTAAAGACAATGGAAATCCACCTTTGACCAAAACCTGTGCCCACAAATCAGAATCGACTGTAGGGCAGAGTGTTTTCAGTGTTAGAAATGAATGCCTTTCCTTTGTTGGAGATGGAAACAGACAACTGCCAGACAGAGTCAGGAGTCATATTGAACAAATGAGTTTATCCGCAATTGGCCAAGATGCTGGTAAATTTGAGGTGGCCAATACTGAAACTGATATTCCAAGTCCATTTGTCACTGGGAGAACAAGGTCCAGATTGAGTCGTCATTCAGAGAGAATGAGCCAAAAACTGGCCTCCTTACAAACCAGCTCTTGCCTCTTTGAACAGACACTACCTACTGCTACTCGTTTGCGACGCAACACAGTTAAGTCACCATATGGTATGTCAAAGCACAGTCTTGACGAAGACGGAATCCATGGAGAAAGCAAAATAGAGGATGTTGATTCGCAGTTGAGCTGTCTGAAGTTATCTGTGAGCTCAGATGGCCAAAGCCAAGCTGACACGCAAATGTTATCTGAGAGCATGGCTGACACGGTCTTAATTTCTGAAAGGAGTGTTGAACCACAGTTGGAAACGAGTGCCAGCGAGGCTGGTAATAAGGTTATTACTTCTGTTTGTTACAAAGAACCAGTGGAACATTTGACCGATATGACAGAAGTGACGAATACCACAACAGGAACACCACAGATGATCCCTACTGCTGTAGGAGACAAAGAGTCCTGTGTTACGTGTGGACTTACTTCTCAAGGGTCTTTGCCATTTCAGGTAAATAACTCAGAATCTCCTTCCAGTTTGATGTACGAGTCCCCAAAAGCACAGAAGAATCCAGGGCGCTCTGGATGTACACCTCGGTATAGCATGAGTCGACTGTCAGGCCATTCGTCGCGGCAGACACTGGCAAACCTTTCTTGCACACCTGGTGGGCAGCCTGTAAGTACTGATACGGATGAACCTGTGGAATACCTTTATACTGACACTGAAGAGGGCCATAAGCTCATTGAGACTCATGTTCCCCCAACGGCCAATGCCTCCTTCAGCTCTAGCATAAGCACCAATATCTCTGAAGACACACTTCTTTATGATTGGCGCTCCCTTCAGCTCGGGTCTACAAGTCCAGACTGTAGCGCAGAAAGCTGTCATCCCAAACAGGGTGATGATGTTGGAGTAAGTGGCCTAACTGACAGGGAACTCAGAAACAAGTTAATTGAAATGGGAGAAGATCCAGGACCCATAAACAGTCAAACCCGCCCACTGTATGTGCGCAAGTTGAAGAGATCCCTTCAAAATATGTCACACCACCAGAAATCAGTCCCTCTGAGCCCCACTGATTTCAGTG CTGCAGGTTATAGTCCAGAACTCGAAAATGCGCTTCACAGATTTCTGCTCCCTAATTGTCAAGCAGATGAGCTCGCTCTGTGTGAGCAGTTTGATAAGCCGGATCAGAATAAGAGATGGCGTGAGGGTTTCATTAAGTCCAGCTTTAACTACCTGCTGCTTGATCCACG AGTGACAAAGAATCTACCATATCGAAGTCAATCCATGATCCCTAAAGAATGTTTTCAGACGTTCATCAATGCGGTTTTCTATGTTGGGAAGGGCAAGCGTTCTAGACCTTACAGTCACCTCTATGAAGCTCTCGAATATTTCAAAGGAGACAAGACCTCAAAG AAACTCTGCTCAAAAGTGCAGCACATCCTGCAGGTCTGGAACGCCGGGCATGGAGTAATATCTCTGCACTGTTTCCAAAACGTCATTGCTGTGGAAGCGTACACAC GGCTGAAGATGCTCACAAACCAGAAAAGAGGAGACTACTATGGTGTTGTGTCAACTTGGTCTGTGCGGAGAAAACGGGAGTTAGGCGTTCACCTGCTTTATCGGGCGATGCAGATCTTCTTAGCTGAAGGAGAACGACAGCTCCGACCCGCCGACATCAGATGA